The following proteins are encoded in a genomic region of Balaenoptera ricei isolate mBalRic1 chromosome 14, mBalRic1.hap2, whole genome shotgun sequence:
- the P2RX2 gene encoding P2X purinoceptor 2 isoform X1 translates to MAAAEPKPPAGTAAARRLARGCWSAFWDYETPKVIVVKNRRLGIVYRAVQLLILLYFVWYVFIVQKSYQDSETGPESSVITKVKGITSSEHKVWDVEEYVKPPEGGSVFSIITRIEVTPFQTLGTCAESMRVNNATCDSDEDCVAGQLDMLGNGLRTGRCVPYYHGSSKTCEVSGWCPVEDGASVSQFLGKMAPNFTILIKNSIHYPKFQFSKGNIESRKDGYLKHCTFHEVSDLYCPIFKLGYIVEQAGENFTQLAHAGGVIGVIINWDCDLDLSASKCNPKYSFRRLDPKHVPASSGYNFRFAKYYKINGSTTRTLIKAYGIRIDVIVHGQAGKFSLIPTIINLATALTSIGVGSFLCDWILLTFMNKNKVYSHKKFDKVCTPGPSSGSWPVTLALVLGQAPPPPYPCSADPGQAGRPQGEGQSQAWAVPPAWPCPTSALSEQMVGAPRRGAGPGLGASEPSPQDCTLTDARGLAQL, encoded by the exons ATGGCGGCCGCCGAGCCCAAGCCCCCCGCGGGGACGGCCGCGGCCCGACGCCTGGCCCGGGGCTGCTGGTCCGCGTTCTGGGACTACGAGACGCCCAAGGTGATCGTGGTGAAGAACCGGCGCCTGGGCATCGTGTACCGCGCGGTGCAGCTGCTCATTCTGCTCTACTTCGTGTG GTACGTGTTCATCGTGCAGAAGAGCTACCAGGACAGCGAGACGGGCCCCGAGAGCTCCGTCATCACCAAGGTCAAGGGCATCACCTCGTCCGAGCACAAAGTGTGGGACGTGGAGGAGTACGTGAAACCCCCCGAG GGGGGCAGCGTGTTCAGCATCATCACCAGGATCGAGGTCACCCCCTTCCAGACCCTCGGAACCTGCGCCGAG AGTATGAGGGTCAACAACGCCACCTGCGACTCGGATGAAGACTGCGTGGCTGGGCAGCTGGACATGCTGGGAAACG GCCTGCGGACCGGGCGCTGCGTGCCTTATTACCACGGGTCCTCCAAGACCTGCGAGGTGTCCGGCTGGTGCCCGGTGGAAGACGGGGCCTCAGTCAG CCAGTTTCTCGGTAAGATGGCCCCGAATTTCACCATCCTCATCAAGAACAGCATCCACTACCCCAAATTCCAGTTCTCCAA GGGCAACATCGAGAGCCGGAAGGATGGCTACCTGAAACACTGCACGTTCCATGAGGTCTCTGACCTCTACTGCCCCATCTTCAAGCTGGGCTACATAGTGGAGCAGGCAGGGGAAAACTTCACGCAGCTGGCACACGCG GGCGGTGTAATTGGGGTCATTATCAACTGGGACTGTGACCTGGACCTGTCGGCATCCAAGTGCAACCCCAAATACTCCTTCCGGAGGCTCGACCCCAAGCATGTCCCAGCCTCATCTGGCTACAACTTCAG GTTCGCCAAGTATTACAAAATAAACGGTAGCACCACCCGCACACTCATCAAAGCCTACGGGATCCGAATTGACGTCATCGTGCACGGACAG GCAGGGAAGTTCAGCCTGATTCCCACCATCATTAACCTGGCCACAGCGCTGACCTCCATCGGGGTG GGCTCCTTCCTGTGCGACTGGATCTTGCTAACGTTCATGAACAAAAACAAGGTCTACAGCCATAAGAAATTTGACAAGGTGTGTACTCCCGGGCCCTCCTCAGGCAGCTGGCCCGTGACCCTGGCCCTTGTTTTGGGccaggcccctcccccaccctatcCCTGCTCCGCAGACCCAGGCCAGGCCGGCCGACCGCAGggtgaggggcagagccaggcctgggcTGTCCCCCCCGCATGGCCTTGCCCCACCTCTGCCCTGTCTGAGCAGATGGTGGGTGCTCCCAGACGGGGAGCAGGGCCAGGGCTTGGCGCCTCCGAGCCTTCCCCGCAGGACTGCACTCTCACGGACGCCCGAGGTTTGGCCCAGCTCTGA
- the P2RX2 gene encoding P2X purinoceptor 2 isoform X6, with protein sequence MAAAEPKPPAGTAAARRLARGCWSAFWDYETPKVIVSMRVNNATCDSDEDCVAGQLDMLGNGLRTGRCVPYYHGSSKTCEVSGWCPVEDGASVSQFLGKMAPNFTILIKNSIHYPKFQFSKGNIESRKDGYLKHCTFHEVSDLYCPIFKLGYIVEQAGENFTQLAHAGGVIGVIINWDCDLDLSASKCNPKYSFRRLDPKHVPASSGYNFRFAKYYKINGSTTRTLIKAYGIRIDVIVHGQAGKFSLIPTIINLATALTSIGVGSFLCDWILLTFMNKNKVYSHKKFDKVCTPGPSSGSWPVTLALVLGQAPPPPYPCSADPGQAGRPQGEGQSQAWAVPPAWPCPTSALSEQMVGAPRRGAGPGLGASEPSPQDCTLTDARGLAQL encoded by the exons ATGGCGGCCGCCGAGCCCAAGCCCCCCGCGGGGACGGCCGCGGCCCGACGCCTGGCCCGGGGCTGCTGGTCCGCGTTCTGGGACTACGAGACGCCCAAGGTGATCGTG AGTATGAGGGTCAACAACGCCACCTGCGACTCGGATGAAGACTGCGTGGCTGGGCAGCTGGACATGCTGGGAAACG GCCTGCGGACCGGGCGCTGCGTGCCTTATTACCACGGGTCCTCCAAGACCTGCGAGGTGTCCGGCTGGTGCCCGGTGGAAGACGGGGCCTCAGTCAG CCAGTTTCTCGGTAAGATGGCCCCGAATTTCACCATCCTCATCAAGAACAGCATCCACTACCCCAAATTCCAGTTCTCCAA GGGCAACATCGAGAGCCGGAAGGATGGCTACCTGAAACACTGCACGTTCCATGAGGTCTCTGACCTCTACTGCCCCATCTTCAAGCTGGGCTACATAGTGGAGCAGGCAGGGGAAAACTTCACGCAGCTGGCACACGCG GGCGGTGTAATTGGGGTCATTATCAACTGGGACTGTGACCTGGACCTGTCGGCATCCAAGTGCAACCCCAAATACTCCTTCCGGAGGCTCGACCCCAAGCATGTCCCAGCCTCATCTGGCTACAACTTCAG GTTCGCCAAGTATTACAAAATAAACGGTAGCACCACCCGCACACTCATCAAAGCCTACGGGATCCGAATTGACGTCATCGTGCACGGACAG GCAGGGAAGTTCAGCCTGATTCCCACCATCATTAACCTGGCCACAGCGCTGACCTCCATCGGGGTG GGCTCCTTCCTGTGCGACTGGATCTTGCTAACGTTCATGAACAAAAACAAGGTCTACAGCCATAAGAAATTTGACAAGGTGTGTACTCCCGGGCCCTCCTCAGGCAGCTGGCCCGTGACCCTGGCCCTTGTTTTGGGccaggcccctcccccaccctatcCCTGCTCCGCAGACCCAGGCCAGGCCGGCCGACCGCAGggtgaggggcagagccaggcctgggcTGTCCCCCCCGCATGGCCTTGCCCCACCTCTGCCCTGTCTGAGCAGATGGTGGGTGCTCCCAGACGGGGAGCAGGGCCAGGGCTTGGCGCCTCCGAGCCTTCCCCGCAGGACTGCACTCTCACGGACGCCCGAGGTTTGGCCCAGCTCTGA
- the P2RX2 gene encoding P2X purinoceptor 2 isoform X2 — protein MAAAEPKPPAGTAAARRLARGCWSAFWDYETPKVIVVKNRRLGIVYRAVQLLILLYFVWYVFIVQKSYQDSETGPESSVITKVKGITSSEHKVWDVEEYVKPPESMRVNNATCDSDEDCVAGQLDMLGNGLRTGRCVPYYHGSSKTCEVSGWCPVEDGASVSQFLGKMAPNFTILIKNSIHYPKFQFSKGNIESRKDGYLKHCTFHEVSDLYCPIFKLGYIVEQAGENFTQLAHAGGVIGVIINWDCDLDLSASKCNPKYSFRRLDPKHVPASSGYNFRFAKYYKINGSTTRTLIKAYGIRIDVIVHGQAGKFSLIPTIINLATALTSIGVGSFLCDWILLTFMNKNKVYSHKKFDKVCTPGPSSGSWPVTLALVLGQAPPPPYPCSADPGQAGRPQGEGQSQAWAVPPAWPCPTSALSEQMVGAPRRGAGPGLGASEPSPQDCTLTDARGLAQL, from the exons ATGGCGGCCGCCGAGCCCAAGCCCCCCGCGGGGACGGCCGCGGCCCGACGCCTGGCCCGGGGCTGCTGGTCCGCGTTCTGGGACTACGAGACGCCCAAGGTGATCGTGGTGAAGAACCGGCGCCTGGGCATCGTGTACCGCGCGGTGCAGCTGCTCATTCTGCTCTACTTCGTGTG GTACGTGTTCATCGTGCAGAAGAGCTACCAGGACAGCGAGACGGGCCCCGAGAGCTCCGTCATCACCAAGGTCAAGGGCATCACCTCGTCCGAGCACAAAGTGTGGGACGTGGAGGAGTACGTGAAACCCCCCGAG AGTATGAGGGTCAACAACGCCACCTGCGACTCGGATGAAGACTGCGTGGCTGGGCAGCTGGACATGCTGGGAAACG GCCTGCGGACCGGGCGCTGCGTGCCTTATTACCACGGGTCCTCCAAGACCTGCGAGGTGTCCGGCTGGTGCCCGGTGGAAGACGGGGCCTCAGTCAG CCAGTTTCTCGGTAAGATGGCCCCGAATTTCACCATCCTCATCAAGAACAGCATCCACTACCCCAAATTCCAGTTCTCCAA GGGCAACATCGAGAGCCGGAAGGATGGCTACCTGAAACACTGCACGTTCCATGAGGTCTCTGACCTCTACTGCCCCATCTTCAAGCTGGGCTACATAGTGGAGCAGGCAGGGGAAAACTTCACGCAGCTGGCACACGCG GGCGGTGTAATTGGGGTCATTATCAACTGGGACTGTGACCTGGACCTGTCGGCATCCAAGTGCAACCCCAAATACTCCTTCCGGAGGCTCGACCCCAAGCATGTCCCAGCCTCATCTGGCTACAACTTCAG GTTCGCCAAGTATTACAAAATAAACGGTAGCACCACCCGCACACTCATCAAAGCCTACGGGATCCGAATTGACGTCATCGTGCACGGACAG GCAGGGAAGTTCAGCCTGATTCCCACCATCATTAACCTGGCCACAGCGCTGACCTCCATCGGGGTG GGCTCCTTCCTGTGCGACTGGATCTTGCTAACGTTCATGAACAAAAACAAGGTCTACAGCCATAAGAAATTTGACAAGGTGTGTACTCCCGGGCCCTCCTCAGGCAGCTGGCCCGTGACCCTGGCCCTTGTTTTGGGccaggcccctcccccaccctatcCCTGCTCCGCAGACCCAGGCCAGGCCGGCCGACCGCAGggtgaggggcagagccaggcctgggcTGTCCCCCCCGCATGGCCTTGCCCCACCTCTGCCCTGTCTGAGCAGATGGTGGGTGCTCCCAGACGGGGAGCAGGGCCAGGGCTTGGCGCCTCCGAGCCTTCCCCGCAGGACTGCACTCTCACGGACGCCCGAGGTTTGGCCCAGCTCTGA
- the P2RX2 gene encoding P2X purinoceptor 2 isoform X4, with amino-acid sequence MAAAEPKPPAGTAAARRLARGCWSAFWDYETPKVIVVRVHRAEELPGQRDGPRELRHHQGQGHHLVRAQSVGRGGVRETPRGLRTGRCVPYYHGSSKTCEVSGWCPVEDGASVSQFLGKMAPNFTILIKNSIHYPKFQFSKGNIESRKDGYLKHCTFHEVSDLYCPIFKLGYIVEQAGENFTQLAHAGGVIGVIINWDCDLDLSASKCNPKYSFRRLDPKHVPASSGYNFRFAKYYKINGSTTRTLIKAYGIRIDVIVHGQAGKFSLIPTIINLATALTSIGVGSFLCDWILLTFMNKNKVYSHKKFDKVCTPGPSSGSWPVTLALVLGQAPPPPYPCSADPGQAGRPQGEGQSQAWAVPPAWPCPTSALSEQMVGAPRRGAGPGLGASEPSPQDCTLTDARGLAQL; translated from the exons ATGGCGGCCGCCGAGCCCAAGCCCCCCGCGGGGACGGCCGCGGCCCGACGCCTGGCCCGGGGCTGCTGGTCCGCGTTCTGGGACTACGAGACGCCCAAGGTGATCGTG GTACGTGTTCATCGTGCAGAAGAGCTACCAGGACAGCGAGACGGGCCCCGAGAGCTCCGTCATCACCAAGGTCAAGGGCATCACCTCGTCCGAGCACAAAGTGTGGGACGTGGAGGAGTACGTGAAACCCCCCGAG GCCTGCGGACCGGGCGCTGCGTGCCTTATTACCACGGGTCCTCCAAGACCTGCGAGGTGTCCGGCTGGTGCCCGGTGGAAGACGGGGCCTCAGTCAG CCAGTTTCTCGGTAAGATGGCCCCGAATTTCACCATCCTCATCAAGAACAGCATCCACTACCCCAAATTCCAGTTCTCCAA GGGCAACATCGAGAGCCGGAAGGATGGCTACCTGAAACACTGCACGTTCCATGAGGTCTCTGACCTCTACTGCCCCATCTTCAAGCTGGGCTACATAGTGGAGCAGGCAGGGGAAAACTTCACGCAGCTGGCACACGCG GGCGGTGTAATTGGGGTCATTATCAACTGGGACTGTGACCTGGACCTGTCGGCATCCAAGTGCAACCCCAAATACTCCTTCCGGAGGCTCGACCCCAAGCATGTCCCAGCCTCATCTGGCTACAACTTCAG GTTCGCCAAGTATTACAAAATAAACGGTAGCACCACCCGCACACTCATCAAAGCCTACGGGATCCGAATTGACGTCATCGTGCACGGACAG GCAGGGAAGTTCAGCCTGATTCCCACCATCATTAACCTGGCCACAGCGCTGACCTCCATCGGGGTG GGCTCCTTCCTGTGCGACTGGATCTTGCTAACGTTCATGAACAAAAACAAGGTCTACAGCCATAAGAAATTTGACAAGGTGTGTACTCCCGGGCCCTCCTCAGGCAGCTGGCCCGTGACCCTGGCCCTTGTTTTGGGccaggcccctcccccaccctatcCCTGCTCCGCAGACCCAGGCCAGGCCGGCCGACCGCAGggtgaggggcagagccaggcctgggcTGTCCCCCCCGCATGGCCTTGCCCCACCTCTGCCCTGTCTGAGCAGATGGTGGGTGCTCCCAGACGGGGAGCAGGGCCAGGGCTTGGCGCCTCCGAGCCTTCCCCGCAGGACTGCACTCTCACGGACGCCCGAGGTTTGGCCCAGCTCTGA
- the P2RX2 gene encoding P2X purinoceptor 2 isoform X5: MAAAEPKPPAGTAAARRLARGCWSAFWDYETPKVIVVKNRRLGIVYRAVQLLILLYFVWYVFIVQKSYQDSETGPESSVITKVKGITSSEHKVWDVEEYVKPPEGGSVFSIITRIEVTPFQTLGTCAESMRVNNATCDSDEDCVAGQLDMLGNGLRTGRCVPYYHGSSKTCEVSGWCPVEDGASVSQFLGKMAPNFTILIKNSIHYPKFQFSKGNIESRKDGYLKHCTFHEVSDLYCPIFKLGYIVEQAGENFTQLAHAGGVIGVIINWDCDLDLSASKCNPKYSFRRLDPKHVPASSGYNFRFAKYYKINGSTTRTLIKAYGIRIDVIVHGQAGKFSLIPTIINLATALTSIGVGSFLCDWILLTFMNKNKVYSHKKFDKDCTLTDARGLAQL; the protein is encoded by the exons ATGGCGGCCGCCGAGCCCAAGCCCCCCGCGGGGACGGCCGCGGCCCGACGCCTGGCCCGGGGCTGCTGGTCCGCGTTCTGGGACTACGAGACGCCCAAGGTGATCGTGGTGAAGAACCGGCGCCTGGGCATCGTGTACCGCGCGGTGCAGCTGCTCATTCTGCTCTACTTCGTGTG GTACGTGTTCATCGTGCAGAAGAGCTACCAGGACAGCGAGACGGGCCCCGAGAGCTCCGTCATCACCAAGGTCAAGGGCATCACCTCGTCCGAGCACAAAGTGTGGGACGTGGAGGAGTACGTGAAACCCCCCGAG GGGGGCAGCGTGTTCAGCATCATCACCAGGATCGAGGTCACCCCCTTCCAGACCCTCGGAACCTGCGCCGAG AGTATGAGGGTCAACAACGCCACCTGCGACTCGGATGAAGACTGCGTGGCTGGGCAGCTGGACATGCTGGGAAACG GCCTGCGGACCGGGCGCTGCGTGCCTTATTACCACGGGTCCTCCAAGACCTGCGAGGTGTCCGGCTGGTGCCCGGTGGAAGACGGGGCCTCAGTCAG CCAGTTTCTCGGTAAGATGGCCCCGAATTTCACCATCCTCATCAAGAACAGCATCCACTACCCCAAATTCCAGTTCTCCAA GGGCAACATCGAGAGCCGGAAGGATGGCTACCTGAAACACTGCACGTTCCATGAGGTCTCTGACCTCTACTGCCCCATCTTCAAGCTGGGCTACATAGTGGAGCAGGCAGGGGAAAACTTCACGCAGCTGGCACACGCG GGCGGTGTAATTGGGGTCATTATCAACTGGGACTGTGACCTGGACCTGTCGGCATCCAAGTGCAACCCCAAATACTCCTTCCGGAGGCTCGACCCCAAGCATGTCCCAGCCTCATCTGGCTACAACTTCAG GTTCGCCAAGTATTACAAAATAAACGGTAGCACCACCCGCACACTCATCAAAGCCTACGGGATCCGAATTGACGTCATCGTGCACGGACAG GCAGGGAAGTTCAGCCTGATTCCCACCATCATTAACCTGGCCACAGCGCTGACCTCCATCGGGGTG GGCTCCTTCCTGTGCGACTGGATCTTGCTAACGTTCATGAACAAAAACAAGGTCTACAGCCATAAGAAATTTGACAAG GACTGCACTCTCACGGACGCCCGAGGTTTGGCCCAGCTCTGA
- the P2RX2 gene encoding P2X purinoceptor 2 isoform X3, giving the protein MAAAEPKPPAGTAAARRLARGCWSAFWDYETPKVIVVKNRRLGIVYRAVQLLILLYFVWYVFIVQKSYQDSETGPESSVITKVKGITSSEHKVWDVEEYVKPPEGGSVFSIITRIEVTPFQTLGTCAESMRVNNATCDSDEDCVAGQLDMLGNGLRTGRCVPYYHGSSKTCEVSGWCPVEDGASVSQFLGKMAPNFTILIKNSIHYPKFQFSKGNIESRKDGYLKHCTFHEVSDLYCPIFKLGYIVEQAGENFTQLAHAGGVIGVIINWDCDLDLSASKCNPKYSFRRLDPKHVPASSGYNFRFAKYYKINGSTTRTLIKAYGIRIDVIVHGQAGKFSLIPTIINLATALTSIGVGSFLCDWILLTFMNKNKVYSHKKFDKMVGAPRRGAGPGLGASEPSPQDCTLTDARGLAQL; this is encoded by the exons ATGGCGGCCGCCGAGCCCAAGCCCCCCGCGGGGACGGCCGCGGCCCGACGCCTGGCCCGGGGCTGCTGGTCCGCGTTCTGGGACTACGAGACGCCCAAGGTGATCGTGGTGAAGAACCGGCGCCTGGGCATCGTGTACCGCGCGGTGCAGCTGCTCATTCTGCTCTACTTCGTGTG GTACGTGTTCATCGTGCAGAAGAGCTACCAGGACAGCGAGACGGGCCCCGAGAGCTCCGTCATCACCAAGGTCAAGGGCATCACCTCGTCCGAGCACAAAGTGTGGGACGTGGAGGAGTACGTGAAACCCCCCGAG GGGGGCAGCGTGTTCAGCATCATCACCAGGATCGAGGTCACCCCCTTCCAGACCCTCGGAACCTGCGCCGAG AGTATGAGGGTCAACAACGCCACCTGCGACTCGGATGAAGACTGCGTGGCTGGGCAGCTGGACATGCTGGGAAACG GCCTGCGGACCGGGCGCTGCGTGCCTTATTACCACGGGTCCTCCAAGACCTGCGAGGTGTCCGGCTGGTGCCCGGTGGAAGACGGGGCCTCAGTCAG CCAGTTTCTCGGTAAGATGGCCCCGAATTTCACCATCCTCATCAAGAACAGCATCCACTACCCCAAATTCCAGTTCTCCAA GGGCAACATCGAGAGCCGGAAGGATGGCTACCTGAAACACTGCACGTTCCATGAGGTCTCTGACCTCTACTGCCCCATCTTCAAGCTGGGCTACATAGTGGAGCAGGCAGGGGAAAACTTCACGCAGCTGGCACACGCG GGCGGTGTAATTGGGGTCATTATCAACTGGGACTGTGACCTGGACCTGTCGGCATCCAAGTGCAACCCCAAATACTCCTTCCGGAGGCTCGACCCCAAGCATGTCCCAGCCTCATCTGGCTACAACTTCAG GTTCGCCAAGTATTACAAAATAAACGGTAGCACCACCCGCACACTCATCAAAGCCTACGGGATCCGAATTGACGTCATCGTGCACGGACAG GCAGGGAAGTTCAGCCTGATTCCCACCATCATTAACCTGGCCACAGCGCTGACCTCCATCGGGGTG GGCTCCTTCCTGTGCGACTGGATCTTGCTAACGTTCATGAACAAAAACAAGGTCTACAGCCATAAGAAATTTGACAAG ATGGTGGGTGCTCCCAGACGGGGAGCAGGGCCAGGGCTTGGCGCCTCCGAGCCTTCCCCGCAGGACTGCACTCTCACGGACGCCCGAGGTTTGGCCCAGCTCTGA
- the P2RX2 gene encoding P2X purinoceptor 2 isoform X7 → MAAAEPKPPAGTAAARRLARGCWSAFWDYETPKVIVVKNRRLGIVYRAVQLLILLYFVWYVFIVQKSYQDSETGPESSVITKVKGITSSEHKVWDVEEYVKPPEGGSVFSIITRIEVTPFQTLGTCAESMRVNNATCDSDEDCVAGQLDMLGNGLRTGRCVPYYHGSSKTCEVSGWCPVEDGASVSQFLGKMAPNFTILIKNSIHYPKFQFSKGNIESRKDGYLKHCTFHEVSDLYCPIFKLGYIVEQAGENFTQLAHAGGVIGVIINWDCDLDLSASKCNPKYSFRRLDPKHVPASSGYNFRFAKYYKINGSTTRTLIKAYGIRIDVIVHGQAASLPPGREVQPDSHHH, encoded by the exons ATGGCGGCCGCCGAGCCCAAGCCCCCCGCGGGGACGGCCGCGGCCCGACGCCTGGCCCGGGGCTGCTGGTCCGCGTTCTGGGACTACGAGACGCCCAAGGTGATCGTGGTGAAGAACCGGCGCCTGGGCATCGTGTACCGCGCGGTGCAGCTGCTCATTCTGCTCTACTTCGTGTG GTACGTGTTCATCGTGCAGAAGAGCTACCAGGACAGCGAGACGGGCCCCGAGAGCTCCGTCATCACCAAGGTCAAGGGCATCACCTCGTCCGAGCACAAAGTGTGGGACGTGGAGGAGTACGTGAAACCCCCCGAG GGGGGCAGCGTGTTCAGCATCATCACCAGGATCGAGGTCACCCCCTTCCAGACCCTCGGAACCTGCGCCGAG AGTATGAGGGTCAACAACGCCACCTGCGACTCGGATGAAGACTGCGTGGCTGGGCAGCTGGACATGCTGGGAAACG GCCTGCGGACCGGGCGCTGCGTGCCTTATTACCACGGGTCCTCCAAGACCTGCGAGGTGTCCGGCTGGTGCCCGGTGGAAGACGGGGCCTCAGTCAG CCAGTTTCTCGGTAAGATGGCCCCGAATTTCACCATCCTCATCAAGAACAGCATCCACTACCCCAAATTCCAGTTCTCCAA GGGCAACATCGAGAGCCGGAAGGATGGCTACCTGAAACACTGCACGTTCCATGAGGTCTCTGACCTCTACTGCCCCATCTTCAAGCTGGGCTACATAGTGGAGCAGGCAGGGGAAAACTTCACGCAGCTGGCACACGCG GGCGGTGTAATTGGGGTCATTATCAACTGGGACTGTGACCTGGACCTGTCGGCATCCAAGTGCAACCCCAAATACTCCTTCCGGAGGCTCGACCCCAAGCATGTCCCAGCCTCATCTGGCTACAACTTCAG GTTCGCCAAGTATTACAAAATAAACGGTAGCACCACCCGCACACTCATCAAAGCCTACGGGATCCGAATTGACGTCATCGTGCACGGACAG GCAGCCTCTTTGCCTCCAGGCAGGGAAGTTCAGCCTGATTCCCACCATCATTAA